From a single Bradyrhizobium sediminis genomic region:
- the purB gene encoding adenylosuccinate lyase: MIPRYTRPEMASIWEAQTRFKIWFEIEAHAADALAELGVIPKEAARTIWAKAKNATFNVDRIDEIERETKHDVIAFLTHLAEIVGPEARFVHQGMTSSDVLDTCLNVQLTRAADLLIADVDKVLAALKKRAFEHKMTPTIGRSHGIHAEPVTFGLKLAYAYAEFTRARERLVVARKEVATCAISGAVGTFAQIDPRVEAHVAKAMGLAVEPISTQVIPRDRHAMYFATLGVIAASVERLATEIRHLQRTEVLEAEEFFSEGQKGSSAMPHKRNPVLSENLTGLSRMVRAYVTPAMENVVLWHERDISHSSAERMIAPDATVTLDFALNRLAGLVDKLLIYPEKMQKNLDRLGGLVHSQRLLIALTQKGCSREESYKLVQRNAMPVWRGQGDFQTLLKKDAEVKKYLSDAEIEEQFDLGYHFKHVDTIFRRVFGEA; this comes from the coding sequence ATGATCCCCCGCTATACCCGCCCGGAAATGGCCTCCATCTGGGAGGCCCAGACACGCTTCAAGATCTGGTTCGAGATCGAGGCGCATGCGGCGGACGCACTGGCCGAACTCGGGGTAATCCCGAAAGAGGCCGCCAGGACCATCTGGGCCAAGGCCAAGAATGCCACCTTCAACGTCGATCGGATCGACGAGATCGAGCGCGAAACCAAGCACGACGTCATCGCCTTCCTCACGCATCTGGCCGAGATCGTCGGCCCCGAGGCGCGCTTCGTGCACCAGGGCATGACCTCCTCCGACGTGCTCGACACCTGCCTCAATGTGCAGCTGACCCGAGCCGCCGACCTCCTGATTGCCGACGTCGACAAGGTGCTGGCGGCGCTGAAGAAGCGCGCCTTCGAGCACAAGATGACGCCAACCATCGGCCGTTCCCACGGCATCCATGCCGAGCCGGTGACGTTCGGGCTGAAGCTCGCCTATGCCTATGCGGAATTCACCCGCGCCCGCGAGCGGCTGGTGGTCGCCCGCAAGGAAGTCGCAACCTGCGCGATCTCCGGCGCGGTCGGCACCTTCGCGCAGATCGATCCGCGCGTGGAGGCCCATGTCGCCAAGGCGATGGGACTTGCGGTCGAACCGATCTCCACGCAGGTGATCCCGCGCGACCGCCACGCGATGTATTTCGCGACGCTGGGCGTCATCGCCGCCTCGGTCGAACGGCTCGCCACCGAGATCCGGCATCTGCAGCGCACCGAAGTGCTGGAGGCCGAAGAGTTCTTCTCCGAGGGGCAGAAGGGTTCCTCGGCGATGCCGCACAAGCGCAACCCGGTGCTGTCGGAAAACCTCACCGGCCTGTCGCGCATGGTGCGTGCCTATGTGACCCCGGCGATGGAGAATGTCGTTTTGTGGCACGAGCGCGATATCTCGCACTCCTCGGCCGAACGCATGATCGCGCCCGACGCCACGGTCACGCTCGACTTCGCGCTCAATCGGCTGGCGGGCCTGGTCGACAAGCTCTTGATCTACCCCGAGAAAATGCAGAAGAACCTCGACCGCCTCGGCGGCCTCGTGCATTCGCAGCGGCTATTGATCGCGCTGACGCAAAAGGGCTGCAGCCGCGAGGAATCCTACAAACTCGTTCAACGCAACGCGATGCCGGTGTGGCGCGGCCAGGGCGATTTCCAGACGCTGCTGAAAAAGGACGCCGAGGTGAAGAAGTACCTCAGCGATGCCGAGATCGAGGAACAGTTCGACCTCGGCTATCACTTCAAGCACGTCGACACGATCTTCAGGCGCGTGTTCGGCGAAGCGTGA
- a CDS encoding serine/threonine protein kinase has translation MVKTLVEPGAVIDGFTVGERVHSGGMATLWSVTWPDSDTPMLMKVPRISEGEDPAAIVGFEMEQMILPRLSGPHVPACFGAGDFARQPYVVIERIPGKTLYERLSELPISYEEARAIVGKIATALADLHTQNVIHHDIKPSSIMFRHSGEAVLIDFGLSHHNQLPDLLQEEFRLPYGTAPYMAPERLLGVRDDPRSDLFSLGVLLYFFTTGERPFGETETLRGMRRRLWRDPHPPRRLRADYPPWLQEIVLRCLEIEPVWRYPTASHLAFDLGHPGQVKLTARAERLVRDPLSTVWRRRFNRGLTHPKPKADLAAQLASCPILTVAIDTTEGSEQLNEALRVTAQRILATLPSARLACLNVLKLGRVTIDRTLDEEGNNKHIDRMVALKHWASPLKLDEDRLTVHVLEAIDPATAILEFAEANHVDHIVIGARQNSLVRTLLGSVSAKVAAEAPCSVTVVRPPRQAPLQELEGTSKEPGEAMF, from the coding sequence ATGGTCAAGACGCTGGTTGAGCCCGGCGCCGTCATCGACGGCTTCACGGTCGGAGAGCGCGTCCATAGTGGCGGCATGGCGACGCTGTGGAGCGTGACCTGGCCCGACAGCGACACGCCGATGCTGATGAAGGTGCCGCGGATTTCCGAAGGGGAAGATCCCGCCGCCATCGTCGGCTTCGAGATGGAGCAGATGATCCTGCCGCGGTTGTCGGGCCCGCACGTGCCGGCCTGCTTCGGGGCAGGCGACTTCGCCCGCCAGCCCTATGTCGTGATCGAACGCATTCCGGGCAAGACGCTGTACGAGCGCCTGAGCGAACTGCCGATCTCCTACGAAGAGGCGAGGGCGATCGTCGGCAAGATCGCCACCGCGCTGGCCGACCTGCACACGCAGAACGTCATCCATCACGACATCAAGCCGAGCAGCATCATGTTTCGTCACAGCGGCGAAGCCGTGCTGATCGACTTTGGTTTGTCGCATCACAACCAGTTGCCGGACTTGCTGCAGGAAGAATTCCGCCTGCCCTATGGCACTGCGCCCTATATGGCGCCGGAGCGGCTGCTCGGCGTGCGCGACGATCCGCGCAGCGACCTGTTTTCGCTGGGGGTGCTGCTCTACTTCTTCACCACGGGCGAACGGCCGTTCGGCGAGACCGAAACCCTGCGCGGCATGCGACGGCGGCTGTGGCGAGATCCGCACCCTCCGCGCCGGCTGCGGGCGGATTATCCGCCCTGGCTGCAGGAGATCGTGCTGCGCTGCCTGGAGATCGAGCCGGTCTGGCGTTATCCGACGGCGTCGCATCTGGCGTTCGATCTCGGCCATCCCGGCCAGGTCAAGCTGACCGCGCGAGCGGAGCGCCTGGTGCGCGATCCCCTCAGCACGGTCTGGCGCCGCCGTTTCAATCGCGGCCTGACGCATCCGAAGCCGAAAGCCGATCTGGCGGCGCAACTGGCTTCATGCCCGATCCTGACGGTCGCGATCGACACCACGGAGGGATCGGAGCAGCTCAATGAGGCGCTGCGCGTCACCGCCCAAAGGATTCTCGCCACTTTGCCTTCCGCGAGGCTGGCCTGCCTGAACGTCCTGAAACTCGGCCGCGTCACCATCGACCGGACCCTCGACGAAGAGGGCAACAACAAGCACATCGACCGGATGGTCGCGCTCAAGCACTGGGCATCGCCGCTGAAGCTCGACGAGGACCGGCTCACGGTGCATGTGCTGGAAGCGATCGATCCAGCGACGGCGATCCTCGAATTCGCCGAAGCCAATCATGTCGATCACATCGTGATCGGCGCGCGCCAGAATTCGCTGGTGCGCACGCTGCTCGGCAGCGTCTCCGCCAAGGTGGCGGCGGAAGCGCCGTGTAGCGTGACCGTCGTGCGGCCGCCGCGGCAGGCGCCGCTGCAGGAGCTGGAGGGAACCAGCAAGGAGCCCGGGGAGGCAATGTTCTAG
- the rpe gene encoding ribulose-phosphate 3-epimerase produces the protein MSQQFAPRPLVIAPSILASDFARLGEEVRAVDAAGADWIHLDVMDGHFVPNISYGPDVIKAMRPHTRKVFDAHLMISPCDPYLEAFAKAGCDQITVHAEAGPHLHRSLQAIRSLGKKAGVSLNPGTPISAIEYVIDLVDLVLVMSVNPGFGGQAFIPSALGKIQDLRAMTAGRPIDIEVDGGVSPDVSGQLAAAGANAFVAGSAVFKGGTTESYKANISAIRNAAALARGEAI, from the coding sequence ATGTCTCAGCAATTTGCTCCCCGCCCCCTGGTCATCGCGCCGTCGATCCTGGCTTCCGATTTCGCCAGGCTCGGCGAAGAGGTCCGCGCCGTCGATGCGGCCGGCGCCGACTGGATCCATCTCGACGTGATGGACGGCCATTTCGTGCCCAACATTTCCTACGGTCCCGACGTCATCAAGGCGATGCGGCCGCACACCAGGAAGGTGTTCGACGCGCATCTGATGATCTCGCCCTGCGATCCCTACCTCGAGGCCTTCGCCAAGGCTGGCTGCGATCAGATCACCGTGCATGCCGAGGCAGGCCCGCATCTGCATCGCTCGCTGCAGGCGATCCGCTCACTCGGCAAGAAGGCCGGCGTCTCGCTCAATCCGGGCACGCCGATCTCGGCAATCGAATATGTCATCGACCTCGTCGACCTGGTGCTGGTGATGTCGGTCAATCCCGGCTTCGGCGGCCAGGCCTTTATCCCCTCGGCGCTCGGCAAGATCCAGGATCTGCGCGCCATGACCGCAGGCAGGCCGATCGACATCGAGGTCGATGGCGGCGTCAGCCCCGATGTCTCCGGCCAGCTCGCCGCCGCCGGCGCCAATGCCTTTGTCGCCGGCTCCGCGGTGTTCAAGGGCGGCACCACGGAAAGCTACAAGGCCAATATTTCCGCGATCCGCAACGCGGCGGCGCTGGCGCGCGGCGAAGCGATCTGA
- a CDS encoding metallophosphoesterase family protein, translating to MLLAVFADIHANRQAFSACLDYARARGAQRLVCLGDYVGYGADPEWTVETVMDLVNSGAMAVRGNHDNAISTPSETMNAEAQAAIEWTRGRLNAAQRRFLAELPLTQKEDDRLYVHSEASTPVRWRYVQSTADAARSLVATDAHVTFCGHIHQPSLYSMSATAKMTSFIPTSGVPVQLLGGRRWLAVLGSVGQPRDRNPAASFAMLDTATGEVTYCRVPYDVEAAARRIRENGLPLWLADRLKVGR from the coding sequence GTGCTGCTGGCTGTCTTTGCGGATATCCATGCCAACCGGCAGGCGTTCAGCGCCTGCCTCGATTATGCGCGGGCGCGCGGCGCGCAACGGCTCGTTTGTCTCGGTGATTACGTCGGCTACGGCGCCGATCCGGAATGGACGGTCGAGACGGTGATGGACCTCGTCAACAGCGGGGCGATGGCCGTGCGCGGCAACCACGACAACGCCATCAGCACGCCTTCCGAGACCATGAACGCCGAGGCCCAGGCCGCGATCGAATGGACGCGCGGGCGGCTGAATGCGGCACAGCGGCGCTTTCTGGCGGAACTGCCGCTGACGCAAAAGGAGGACGATCGCCTCTACGTCCATTCCGAGGCCTCCACGCCCGTGCGATGGCGCTACGTCCAGAGCACGGCGGACGCCGCGCGCAGCCTGGTGGCGACCGACGCCCACGTCACATTCTGCGGCCACATCCATCAGCCGTCGCTCTACTCGATGTCGGCAACCGCCAAGATGACGAGTTTCATCCCGACATCGGGGGTGCCGGTTCAATTGCTTGGCGGCAGGCGCTGGCTCGCCGTTCTCGGCTCGGTGGGGCAACCGCGCGACCGCAATCCGGCGGCTTCGTTTGCGATGCTTGATACCGCAACCGGGGAAGTCACCTATTGCCGCGTGCCCTACGACGTCGAGGCGGCGGCGCGGCGGATTCGCGAAAACGGGCTGCCGCTCTGGCTGGCCGACCGGCTCAAGGTCGGGAGGTAG
- a CDS encoding P1 family peptidase, with protein sequence MKNLLTDIAGVRVGHADDATLASGVTAVIFDTPAVAAIDIRGGGPGIREGAVLDLANTVEQIHGIALSGGSAFGLEAGGGVQAWLAEQGRGFAVGGALIPIVPGAICFDLLNGGDKGWGRFPPYRDLGYAAAVAAGEDFALGSAGAGLGATTAPYKGGIGSASAATRSGVKVAALAVVNAVGSVTVGDGPWFWAAPFESGGELGGRGWPPQFTPEMLAMRIKGGAAATAVENTTLAVVATDAALTKPQAQRLAMIAQTGFARAIYPVHAPLDGDVVFAAATGEKPIDPLAGLTELGMVAANVVARAIARGVYEATALPFPGALPAWKDRFG encoded by the coding sequence ATGAAAAATCTCCTCACTGATATTGCCGGCGTCCGCGTCGGCCACGCCGACGACGCCACGTTGGCCTCCGGCGTCACCGCCGTGATCTTCGATACGCCGGCAGTGGCGGCGATCGACATTCGCGGCGGCGGTCCCGGTATCCGCGAGGGCGCGGTGCTCGACCTCGCCAATACCGTGGAGCAGATCCACGGCATCGCGCTTTCGGGCGGCTCGGCGTTCGGGCTCGAGGCCGGCGGCGGGGTGCAGGCCTGGCTCGCCGAGCAAGGCCGCGGCTTTGCGGTCGGCGGCGCGCTGATTCCGATCGTGCCCGGCGCGATCTGTTTCGATCTGTTGAACGGCGGCGACAAGGGCTGGGGCCGCTTCCCGCCCTACCGCGATCTCGGCTACGCCGCTGCCGTAGCGGCGGGCGAAGATTTCGCGCTCGGCAGCGCCGGCGCCGGGCTCGGCGCCACCACCGCCCCTTACAAGGGCGGCATCGGCTCGGCGTCGGCGGCGACGCGTAGTGGCGTCAAGGTCGCGGCCCTTGCGGTGGTCAATGCGGTCGGCAGCGTCACCGTCGGCGACGGGCCGTGGTTCTGGGCTGCGCCCTTCGAAAGCGGCGGTGAACTGGGCGGCCGCGGATGGCCGCCGCAGTTCACGCCCGAGATGCTGGCGATGCGGATCAAGGGCGGCGCGGCCGCGACCGCGGTGGAGAATACGACGCTGGCGGTGGTCGCAACCGACGCGGCGCTGACAAAGCCCCAGGCCCAGCGGCTGGCGATGATCGCGCAGACCGGATTTGCGCGCGCGATCTATCCTGTGCATGCGCCGCTCGACGGCGACGTGGTGTTCGCCGCAGCCACCGGCGAAAAGCCGATCGATCCGCTTGCCGGCCTCACCGAGCTCGGCATGGTCGCGGCCAATGTCGTGGCCCGCGCCATCGCGCGCGGCGTTTACGAGGCAACAGCCCTGCCCTTCCCCGGCGCGCTACCGGCGTGGAAAGACCGCTTCGGTTAG
- a CDS encoding TetR family transcriptional regulator has product MNENVVLTPERILEVTEDVLRRYGLAKATVVDVARALDVSHGSVYRHFPSKASLRQAVAKRWLDRFNAPLQKIVDESGPAPARLERWLRTLFANKHKKLSDDPEMFATYLALAQEACQAVSSHKECLCDQVERILADGVEQGVFEIADVKATSRAVFDATIRFHHPAHSEEWNDAGLAARIDAVLALLLKGLEAPGKR; this is encoded by the coding sequence ATGAACGAGAATGTAGTTCTGACCCCCGAGCGGATCCTCGAAGTCACCGAGGACGTGCTGCGCCGCTACGGTTTGGCGAAGGCCACCGTGGTCGACGTCGCCCGCGCGCTCGATGTCAGCCATGGCAGCGTCTACCGGCATTTTCCGAGCAAGGCCTCGCTGCGCCAGGCGGTGGCCAAACGCTGGCTCGACCGCTTCAACGCGCCGTTGCAGAAGATCGTGGACGAGTCGGGACCGGCGCCGGCCCGGCTGGAGCGCTGGCTACGCACGCTGTTTGCGAACAAGCACAAGAAACTGTCCGACGATCCCGAGATGTTCGCGACCTATCTGGCGCTGGCTCAGGAAGCCTGTCAGGCGGTGAGTTCGCACAAGGAATGCCTCTGCGATCAGGTCGAACGTATTCTGGCCGACGGCGTCGAGCAGGGCGTGTTCGAGATCGCCGACGTCAAGGCAACTTCGCGTGCGGTGTTCGACGCCACCATCCGTTTCCATCATCCCGCCCATTCCGAGGAATGGAACGATGCCGGGCTCGCAGCAAGAATCGACGCCGTGCTGGCGCTGCTGCTCAAGGGGCTGGAAGCGCCGGGCAAGCGATAA
- a CDS encoding FTR1 family iron permease, producing the protein MLAALIIVFREVFEAGLIIGIVLAVTRAVPHRNRWIGGGVLAGVLAACVVAAFAGALSNLFAGMGQELFNAAILTVAVVMLTWHNVWMARHGSELAGELRSAGRAVVEGSKSLLALAVVVGVAVLREGSEVVLFLYGVLAAGDDSAWSVALGGFGGLLLGALVCVLTYAGLVHIPMRALFATTTVLIALLAAGMAAQATHFLEQANWLTAMDKVVWDSGWLLSDSSFLGRALHTLIGYTDQPTAMQLAVYLAILLVTFVLMRIYGSAAKAMPEPAHG; encoded by the coding sequence GTGCTCGCTGCGCTGATCATAGTCTTCCGCGAGGTTTTCGAGGCCGGTTTGATCATCGGCATCGTGCTCGCGGTCACGCGTGCCGTTCCGCACCGCAATCGCTGGATCGGCGGCGGCGTGCTGGCGGGTGTGCTGGCCGCCTGCGTGGTCGCGGCGTTCGCCGGTGCGCTCTCCAATCTGTTTGCGGGGATGGGGCAGGAACTGTTCAACGCGGCGATCCTGACCGTCGCCGTCGTGATGCTGACCTGGCACAATGTCTGGATGGCGCGTCATGGCAGCGAACTCGCCGGCGAACTGCGGTCCGCCGGACGGGCGGTGGTCGAGGGGTCGAAGTCGCTGTTGGCGCTCGCGGTCGTGGTCGGTGTCGCCGTGCTGCGCGAGGGTAGCGAAGTGGTGCTGTTTCTGTACGGCGTGCTGGCGGCGGGGGACGATTCGGCCTGGAGCGTGGCGCTCGGCGGCTTCGGCGGACTTCTGCTCGGCGCGCTCGTCTGTGTGCTGACCTATGCCGGCCTGGTCCACATTCCCATGCGCGCGCTGTTCGCCACCACAACGGTATTGATCGCGCTATTGGCCGCCGGCATGGCGGCACAGGCGACCCACTTCCTCGAACAGGCCAATTGGCTGACGGCGATGGACAAGGTGGTCTGGGACTCCGGCTGGCTGCTGTCGGATTCCAGTTTCCTCGGCCGCGCGCTGCACACGCTGATCGGTTACACCGATCAGCCCACTGCGATGCAGCTTGCGGTCTATCTCGCCATCCTGCTGGTGACCTTCGTATTGATGCGGATCTACGGCTCGGCCGCCAAGGCGATGCCGGAGCCGGCGCACGGTTGA
- a CDS encoding EF-hand domain-containing protein, translating into MLLGLAAASSALGALQSLTARKSTSTTGVAQNRQTPDFFGSTENPGLLSSSSATPKGSSSKSGALSPELMSALLAGLGQTDSSTGGSAGASSSDGSNPLKDLFSQIDADGDGKLSKSEFEKSLGAGGTNTAQADDVFSKLDKDGDGSVSLNEMMSALQGKVHRHQHQAGESGAAASSYNFNEQMIARQVKAISSATTASLSVSA; encoded by the coding sequence ATGCTGCTAGGTCTCGCCGCCGCGTCATCCGCTCTCGGCGCACTGCAGTCGCTCACTGCAAGGAAGTCGACCTCGACCACCGGTGTCGCGCAGAACAGGCAAACGCCGGATTTCTTCGGCAGCACCGAAAACCCGGGTTTGTTGTCCAGTTCGAGTGCGACGCCGAAGGGCTCCTCCTCGAAGTCCGGCGCGCTGTCGCCCGAACTGATGAGCGCCTTGCTCGCTGGGCTCGGCCAGACGGATTCTTCGACCGGCGGGTCCGCCGGCGCTTCGTCATCAGACGGGTCCAACCCGCTGAAGGATCTGTTCTCGCAGATCGACGCCGACGGCGACGGCAAGCTCAGCAAATCGGAATTCGAGAAGTCGCTCGGCGCCGGCGGAACCAATACCGCGCAGGCAGATGATGTGTTCAGCAAGTTGGACAAGGATGGCGACGGTTCGGTCAGCCTCAACGAGATGATGTCGGCGCTGCAGGGCAAGGTTCACCGCCACCAGCATCAGGCCGGCGAGTCCGGCGCCGCGGCCTCGTCCTATAATTTCAACGAGCAGATGATTGCGCGGCAGGTTAAGGCGATTTCGTCCGCAACGACCGCCTCGCTTTCGGTCAGCGCCTGA
- a CDS encoding ABC transporter ATP-binding protein, whose product MTAPSATPLLTIRSLRAAYGKIEALKGVDLAINPGEIVALIGANGAGKSTLMMTVFGRPRARSGQILFDGHDITAVPTHEIARLRIAQSPEGRRIFPRMSVAENLQMGADATESSETDRTAGLERVLTLFPRLKERMAQRGGTLSGGEQQMLAIGRALMSRPRLLMLDEPSLGLAPLIARQIFDAIRTLNRQDGLTVLIVEQNANHALKLAHRGYVMVNGLITLEGTGGELLQRPEIRAAYLEGGRRS is encoded by the coding sequence GTGACCGCGCCGTCCGCCACGCCCCTGCTCACGATCCGGTCCTTGCGCGCTGCCTACGGCAAGATCGAGGCGCTGAAAGGCGTCGATCTCGCCATCAACCCCGGCGAGATCGTCGCCCTGATCGGCGCCAACGGCGCCGGCAAATCGACGCTGATGATGACGGTGTTCGGCCGGCCGCGCGCCCGCTCGGGCCAGATCCTGTTCGACGGCCACGACATCACCGCGGTGCCGACCCACGAGATCGCGCGGCTGCGCATCGCGCAGTCGCCCGAAGGCCGCCGGATTTTTCCGCGCATGAGCGTGGCGGAAAACCTGCAGATGGGCGCCGACGCGACCGAGAGCAGCGAAACCGACCGCACCGCCGGGCTGGAACGCGTGCTAACGCTGTTTCCGCGGCTCAAGGAGCGGATGGCCCAGCGCGGCGGCACGCTGTCCGGCGGCGAGCAGCAGATGCTGGCGATCGGCCGCGCGCTGATGAGCCGGCCCCGCCTGTTGATGCTGGACGAGCCGTCGCTGGGCCTCGCCCCGCTGATCGCGCGGCAGATCTTCGACGCCATCCGGACCCTGAACCGGCAGGACGGCCTCACCGTGCTGATCGTCGAGCAGAATGCCAATCATGCGCTCAAGCTGGCCCATCGCGGCTACGTCATGGTCAACGGCCTGATCACGCTGGAAGGTACTGGCGGCGAACTATTGCAGCGACCGGAAATCCGCGCCGCCTATCTGGAAGGCGGCCGGCGGAGTTAG
- a CDS encoding antibiotic biosynthesis monooxygenase produces MYAAIRQGKAKAGMAEELTRRIKEGAIPIISDVEGFIAYYVVYAPDDTVTAISIFNNFAGAEESNRRGVAWIEQNLTPLLTGPATAVAGPVIVHTLA; encoded by the coding sequence ATGTACGCCGCCATTCGTCAGGGCAAGGCCAAGGCCGGCATGGCCGAAGAGCTGACACGCAGGATCAAGGAAGGCGCCATTCCAATCATCAGTGATGTCGAAGGCTTCATCGCCTATTACGTGGTCTATGCGCCCGACGACACGGTGACGGCGATCAGCATCTTCAACAATTTCGCAGGCGCGGAGGAGTCGAACAGGCGCGGTGTCGCCTGGATCGAGCAGAATCTGACGCCGCTGCTCACCGGGCCAGCCACGGCCGTCGCCGGACCGGTGATCGTTCATACGCTGGCATGA
- a CDS encoding ABC transporter ATP-binding protein: protein MSGDSILTVDRLSMRFGGIVAVNDLSFGAGRRKITALIGPNGAGKTTVFNCITGFYKPSDGTMRLQHEGGAEIRLERLNDFRISKQAKVARTFQNIRLFPGMTALENLMVAQHNALMLASGLTFLGLIGAPSWRTAEKRAIDLAKLWLERIGLIDRADDAAGNLPYGDQRRLEIARAMCTEPALLCLDEPAAGLNARESAALSELLLSIRAEQGTSILLIEHDMSVVMEISDHVVVMDYGVKISEGTPQRIRDDPKVIAAYLGADESEAIAVMESGT from the coding sequence ATGAGCGGCGACAGCATTCTCACCGTCGACCGCCTGTCGATGCGCTTCGGCGGCATCGTCGCCGTCAACGATCTGTCGTTCGGCGCCGGACGGCGCAAGATCACCGCACTGATCGGGCCGAACGGCGCCGGCAAGACCACGGTGTTCAACTGCATCACCGGCTTCTACAAGCCGAGCGACGGCACGATGCGGCTGCAGCATGAAGGCGGCGCCGAGATCCGGCTCGAGCGGCTGAACGATTTTCGGATTTCCAAACAGGCCAAAGTCGCGCGCACGTTCCAGAACATCCGGCTGTTTCCCGGCATGACCGCGCTGGAAAACCTGATGGTCGCGCAGCACAACGCGCTGATGCTGGCCTCCGGCCTGACCTTCCTCGGATTGATCGGCGCGCCGTCCTGGCGCACGGCGGAAAAGCGTGCGATCGACCTGGCAAAGCTCTGGCTCGAACGCATTGGGCTCATCGACCGCGCCGACGACGCCGCCGGCAACCTGCCCTATGGCGACCAGCGCCGCCTCGAAATTGCGCGCGCGATGTGCACCGAACCCGCGCTGCTCTGTCTCGACGAGCCGGCCGCCGGACTGAATGCGCGCGAAAGCGCCGCCTTGAGCGAATTGCTGCTCTCGATCCGCGCCGAACAAGGCACCTCGATCCTCCTGATCGAGCACGACATGTCGGTGGTGATGGAGATCTCCGACCATGTCGTGGTGATGGACTACGGCGTGAAGATATCGGAAGGCACGCCGCAACGGATCCGCGACGATCCCAAGGTGATCGCAGCCTATCTTGGCGCCGACGAGAGCGAGGCGATCGCGGTGATGGAGAGCGGAACGTGA
- a CDS encoding branched-chain amino acid ABC transporter substrate-binding protein, with product MKSLKLIGLALGATFALSTAALAQDISIGVAGPMTGGESAFGRQMKNGAEQAVADLNAAGGLLGKKLALQVGDDACDPKQARSIAEKFASAKIPFVAGHYCSSSSIPASEAYADGNVLQITPASTNPLFTERKLWNVARVCGRDDQQGLVAAAFIAKNYKGKNVAILNDKTTYGKGLADETKKALNKAGFTEKMFESYNKGDKDFTAIVSRMKRDNIDLVYVGGYHQESGLLVRQMRDQGLKTTLMAGDALADKEFASITGPAGEGTLFTFGPDPRNKPTAKAIVEKFKAKNIDPEGYTLYTYAAMQVWSQAVKKVGSTDPKKVMDAIKAGAWDTVIGKLEFDAKGDIKVLDYVVYKWDAKGNYVEINPKGS from the coding sequence ATGAAATCACTGAAACTCATCGGCCTGGCATTGGGCGCGACCTTCGCGCTGTCGACGGCAGCGCTGGCACAGGACATCTCCATCGGGGTAGCGGGCCCGATGACGGGCGGCGAATCCGCCTTCGGCCGGCAGATGAAGAACGGCGCCGAGCAGGCGGTGGCGGATCTCAACGCCGCGGGCGGATTGCTCGGCAAGAAGCTCGCGCTGCAGGTCGGTGACGATGCCTGCGACCCCAAGCAGGCCCGTTCGATAGCGGAAAAGTTCGCCAGCGCGAAAATCCCGTTCGTCGCCGGCCACTACTGTTCTTCGTCGTCGATCCCGGCGTCGGAAGCCTATGCCGACGGCAATGTGCTGCAGATTACCCCGGCCTCGACCAATCCGCTGTTCACCGAGCGCAAGCTCTGGAACGTGGCGCGGGTCTGCGGCCGTGACGATCAGCAGGGCCTGGTCGCCGCCGCATTCATTGCCAAGAACTACAAGGGCAAGAACGTCGCCATCCTCAACGACAAGACCACCTACGGCAAGGGACTCGCCGACGAGACCAAGAAGGCGCTCAACAAGGCTGGCTTCACCGAGAAGATGTTCGAGTCCTACAACAAGGGTGACAAGGACTTCACCGCGATCGTCTCACGCATGAAGCGCGACAATATCGACCTGGTTTATGTCGGCGGTTATCATCAGGAATCCGGACTATTGGTGCGCCAGATGCGCGACCAGGGCCTGAAGACCACCCTGATGGCCGGCGACGCGCTGGCCGACAAGGAGTTTGCATCGATCACCGGTCCCGCGGGCGAAGGCACGCTGTTCACCTTCGGACCCGACCCGCGCAACAAGCCGACTGCCAAGGCGATCGTCGAGAAGTTCAAGGCCAAGAACATCGATCCCGAAGGCTACACCCTCTACACCTACGCCGCGATGCAGGTCTGGTCGCAGGCGGTGAAGAAGGTTGGCAGCACCGATCCGAAGAAGGTCATGGACGCGATCAAGGCCGGCGCATGGGACACCGTGATCGGCAAGCTTGAATTCGACGCCAAGGGCGACATCAAGGTACTCGACTATGTCGTCTACAAGTGGGACGCCAAGGGCAACTACGTCGAGATCAACCCGAAGGGTTCGTAA